One segment of Bacteroides caecimuris DNA contains the following:
- a CDS encoding BatD family protein: MYVFFSGVRVYASTTADSVYFHIKADTIREIRAGQVVELTYALVNSQFDTASYPVFNDNIEVVSGPKQHKCSSYTLVDGVGSKSDETCFSYLVRFRKSGEIQLPAASVTVGNRTYTTPECRVHVNSAGVDRKRLKCSLNVEQLVGDYVRYCATLTCNTHPDQNPPLLSINGETTRPSSTSYSGSEGKEEYVYRYYFNSEGYKVACEKLTFGGKAYKLRPRKCKKRH, encoded by the coding sequence ATGTATGTATTTTTTTCGGGAGTTCGAGTGTACGCCTCGACTACCGCAGACTCCGTGTATTTCCACATAAAGGCAGACACAATACGGGAAATCCGTGCGGGACAAGTGGTGGAACTGACGTATGCTTTGGTCAATTCCCAGTTCGACACGGCTTCTTATCCGGTATTCAATGACAACATTGAAGTGGTGAGTGGTCCGAAACAACATAAATGTAGCAGTTACACACTTGTGGACGGAGTGGGAAGCAAGAGTGATGAAACCTGTTTCAGCTATCTTGTGCGGTTCAGGAAAAGCGGCGAGATTCAGCTCCCTGCCGCATCTGTAACGGTAGGGAACCGTACCTATACCACTCCTGAATGTCGAGTGCATGTAAATTCTGCCGGAGTGGACAGAAAAAGATTGAAATGCAGTTTGAATGTGGAGCAACTGGTCGGAGATTACGTGAGATACTGTGCCACCCTTACCTGCAATACTCATCCCGATCAGAATCCTCCGTTGTTGTCAATTAACGGGGAAACAACCCGTCCAAGCAGCACATCCTATTCAGGTTCAGAAGGCAAGGAAGAATATGTTTATCGGTATTATTTTAACAGTGAAGGCTATAAAGTAGCTTGCGAGAAACTGACCTTTGGAGGGAAAGCATATAAACTCCGACCACGAAAGTGCAAAAAGAGGCATTAA
- a CDS encoding tyrosine-type recombinase/integrase, whose translation MDKILKQRGSIVLHKDRYNGEECIRVDYADSQAITLLLAQDTDVAAVVDGSGYIPAAVFRLPDFYDRYSPHAYIDYSRVYVRHPKPKREYTLPKGYLELLEQKRYSPSTVKTYRAYFSDFMEYHKGRNIDRLKVADINRYILYLVNEKKISVSQQNMRINAIKFYYEQVKGGKRQYYGGITRAKEYKSLPEVLSRNEVRRILSCLANRKHRCMISLIYSAGLRRSELLNLTPQDIMSERMLIRIMGKGKKCRYSLLSEKVLCELREYFKEYRPQKWLFEGETPGEQYSASALVKVLKEAADRAGIKHRVHVHMLRHSFATHLLEQGTDLRTIQELLGHNDIKTTSIYLHVTSAHKSSIPNPLDSLDDS comes from the coding sequence ATGGATAAGATACTAAAACAACGTGGCAGCATCGTCCTGCATAAAGACAGGTACAACGGTGAGGAGTGCATCCGGGTGGACTACGCGGACAGCCAAGCCATAACCCTGCTGCTGGCACAGGACACCGACGTGGCTGCGGTCGTTGACGGCTCCGGCTACATCCCTGCCGCCGTTTTCCGGCTGCCTGATTTCTACGACCGCTATTCTCCGCATGCCTACATCGATTACAGCCGGGTTTACGTGCGGCATCCCAAACCTAAGCGTGAATACACACTGCCGAAAGGCTACCTCGAACTGCTGGAACAAAAGCGTTACAGCCCCTCGACCGTCAAAACATACCGTGCCTATTTCAGTGACTTCATGGAATATCACAAGGGACGGAACATCGACCGTCTGAAGGTTGCCGACATCAACCGCTACATACTCTACCTTGTGAACGAGAAGAAAATCTCGGTGTCGCAACAGAATATGCGCATCAACGCCATCAAGTTCTACTACGAGCAGGTGAAAGGCGGCAAACGGCAATACTACGGCGGTATCACCCGTGCCAAAGAGTACAAGAGCCTGCCCGAAGTGTTGAGCCGCAACGAGGTGCGGCGCATTCTTTCATGCCTTGCAAACCGCAAGCATCGCTGTATGATTTCGTTGATTTATTCCGCAGGATTGAGAAGGAGCGAGTTGCTTAACCTCACTCCGCAGGATATTATGAGCGAACGTATGCTGATTCGCATTATGGGCAAGGGCAAAAAATGCCGCTACTCGCTGCTGTCGGAGAAGGTATTGTGCGAACTTCGGGAATATTTCAAGGAATATCGCCCGCAAAAATGGCTGTTCGAGGGAGAAACACCCGGAGAGCAATATTCGGCAAGTGCATTGGTGAAAGTGTTGAAGGAAGCCGCCGATCGAGCCGGCATCAAGCACCGGGTACACGTACACATGCTGCGGCACTCTTTCGCCACCCATTTACTGGAGCAGGGTACGGACCTGAGAACCATACAGGAGCTTTTGGGACACAACGACATCAAGACTACGAGCATCTACCTTCATGTTACAAGTGCCCACAAGTCGAGCATACCGAATCCGCTTGATTCATTGGACGATTCATGA
- a CDS encoding TetR/AcrR family transcriptional regulator yields the protein MITNREEVLENALRVFAKMNYEKASQVEIGKACGLTKAGLVYYYPIKLDLFVAVIDKYVFGMQSVANKFRFKAATLSEFIEQYIKGVEQTMRKLISLLDDGNNPAGCSFNFYYYHLMMQVRLYYPDVEEKIAGMFRQDYEFWRAAIQSAKDTGEIRQDVDIEDTAMLFRQVFFGLSFEQSFLRGLDIQRLARELRFVYSLLKA from the coding sequence ATGATAACCAACCGTGAAGAAGTGCTTGAAAACGCACTGCGCGTTTTCGCCAAGATGAATTATGAGAAGGCAAGTCAGGTAGAGATCGGAAAAGCCTGCGGGCTGACGAAAGCCGGGCTTGTGTATTATTATCCGATAAAGCTGGACCTTTTCGTGGCGGTTATAGATAAATACGTGTTCGGGATGCAGTCGGTGGCAAACAAGTTCCGGTTCAAGGCTGCCACCCTGTCGGAATTTATCGAACAATATATAAAAGGTGTGGAACAGACCATGCGGAAACTTATATCGCTTCTTGATGACGGCAACAATCCGGCAGGATGCAGCTTCAATTTCTATTATTACCATCTTATGATGCAGGTTCGGCTTTATTATCCGGATGTGGAGGAAAAGATAGCAGGCATGTTCCGGCAGGACTACGAGTTTTGGAGAGCCGCCATACAGTCGGCAAAGGACACAGGGGAGATACGGCAGGATGTGGACATCGAGGACACAGCCATGCTGTTCCGGCAGGTGTTTTTCGGTCTGTCCTTTGAGCAGTCTTTTTTGAGGGGGCTTGACATACAACGGCTTGCAAGGGAACTGCGCTTCGTCTATTCGCTGTTAAAAGCCTGA
- the ltrA gene encoding group II intron reverse transcriptase/maturase → MNDKIKEKLLDQSCAPTDNLQTNWDRIDWTKAEQAVKKLQARIVKAQKEGRTGKLQALQWTLTHSFYAKALAVKRVTSNGGGSTPGVDMETWEKPEAKTQAISELKRRGYLPKPLRRVHIKKSNGKLRPLGIPTMKDRAMQALYLMALEPVSETTADTRSYGFRKERRCMDAVQQCHNILRKGYSPEWILEGDIKGCFDHISHEWLLANIPMDKAILRKWLKCGYIFNKQMFPTEEGTPQGGIISPTLANMTLDGLQKVLAEKYKRVRIKGKLYSPMVNLVRYADDFIITCENRETLEKEIKPLVADFMSERGLTLSEEKTVITNIRDGFDFLGFNIRKYGNEILTKPTKKAEKRFMENIRKVTKGHKGCKQESLIRMLNAKIRGWGAYYQHGATRDSFHRIDHQIFLALWQWAKRRHSKKGKRWIKDRYWHNIRGNSWTFAAKFKKSNGKEDQLTLLKLASSFPFLQYTQIKGDMNPFDADCRLYFNKRMKSKMLVTLKGRKSLLYLWEKQGRKCPICGEPIDTYKAWNVMPTVQDGRKCNLLVHDECFKLSRKSNGNKK, encoded by the coding sequence ATGAACGATAAAATCAAAGAAAAACTCCTCGACCAATCGTGTGCACCGACTGATAACTTGCAAACGAATTGGGACAGGATAGACTGGACCAAAGCGGAGCAGGCTGTTAAGAAGCTTCAAGCTCGCATTGTAAAGGCTCAGAAGGAAGGCAGAACGGGCAAGCTTCAAGCCTTGCAGTGGACGCTGACCCACTCTTTTTACGCAAAAGCCTTAGCCGTAAAGAGAGTTACTTCTAACGGAGGTGGTAGCACCCCCGGGGTGGACATGGAAACATGGGAGAAACCCGAAGCAAAAACACAAGCGATAAGTGAGCTCAAACGCAGAGGCTACCTGCCGAAGCCATTGAGAAGAGTCCACATCAAAAAGAGTAATGGCAAACTGCGACCGTTGGGAATACCGACAATGAAAGACAGAGCCATGCAAGCACTTTACCTCATGGCATTGGAACCAGTGTCGGAAACAACAGCCGACACACGTTCGTACGGTTTCCGCAAGGAACGTCGCTGTATGGATGCGGTACAGCAATGTCATAACATTCTCCGGAAAGGCTATTCTCCCGAATGGATTTTGGAGGGTGACATAAAGGGGTGCTTCGACCATATCAGCCATGAATGGTTGCTTGCCAACATCCCTATGGACAAAGCAATACTCCGAAAATGGTTGAAATGCGGCTATATCTTCAACAAACAGATGTTCCCGACAGAGGAGGGAACGCCACAAGGTGGCATTATCTCTCCCACGCTTGCCAATATGACATTGGACGGATTGCAGAAAGTCCTTGCAGAGAAATATAAACGAGTTAGAATAAAAGGCAAGTTATATTCGCCAATGGTGAATCTTGTCCGCTATGCTGATGACTTTATAATTACCTGCGAGAACCGTGAAACACTTGAAAAAGAAATCAAGCCATTGGTAGCCGACTTTATGTCTGAAAGAGGTTTGACCTTATCCGAAGAAAAGACGGTGATAACCAACATTCGTGACGGTTTCGATTTCCTCGGTTTCAATATTCGCAAATACGGCAATGAAATATTGACAAAGCCGACTAAGAAAGCCGAAAAACGCTTTATGGAAAATATCCGTAAGGTTACAAAAGGTCATAAGGGTTGCAAGCAGGAATCATTAATCAGAATGTTGAATGCTAAAATCCGAGGATGGGGAGCATATTATCAGCATGGGGCGACACGTGATTCTTTTCACAGAATCGACCATCAGATATTTCTCGCCTTGTGGCAATGGGCTAAACGCCGTCATTCCAAGAAAGGAAAACGGTGGATAAAAGACCGTTATTGGCACAATATCCGAGGGAACAGCTGGACTTTTGCGGCTAAGTTCAAGAAATCAAACGGCAAGGAAGACCAACTCACTTTGCTGAAACTGGCATCTTCGTTTCCTTTCCTGCAATATACGCAGATAAAAGGGGATATGAATCCGTTTGACGCAGACTGCCGCCTGTACTTCAATAAAAGAATGAAGTCAAAGATGCTTGTGACACTGAAAGGACGTAAGTCCCTGCTTTACCTATGGGAAAAGCAAGGGCGGAAATGTCCGATATGTGGTGAACCGATTGACACGTATAAGGCATGGAACGTAATGCCAACCGTCCAAGACGGACGGAAATGCAATCTGTTGGTTCATGATGAATGCTTCAAATTATCCCGTAAATCCAATGGAAACAAGAAGTAG